A stretch of the Vigna radiata var. radiata cultivar VC1973A chromosome 7, Vradiata_ver6, whole genome shotgun sequence genome encodes the following:
- the LOC106767197 gene encoding uncharacterized protein LOC106767197 — protein MADKYHVRSISLPCRSHPSTIRVEEELSKLKTWEGTFTSTSESIQTGLSMLQGLYLSLDDLLNMPSTQQVISQHKGDKYVEEVLDGSMRILDICGITRDIMQQIRENVQALHSSLRRRKGDSSVETSVGEYKLFTKKMKKNANKVITSLKQMDSRFGVSPLLDHDHHLAAVIRVLREVIIMNLLIFQFILSFLTVFSSNSKANKWLIVAKLMHKIKAWEGNENELQCVEVALSTLLIEGTNDEKMQVAQEKLETLKNAIERIETSLESVFRRLIKTRASLLNIISQ, from the coding sequence aTGGCAGATAAGTACCATGTTCGCTCAATCAGTTTACCTTGTAGATCACATCCTAGCACCATCAGAGTGGAGGAGGAGCTGAGCAAGCTAAAAACATGGGAAGGAACATTCACATCCACCTCAGAGTCCATTCAAACTGGGCTATCCATGCTTCAAGGTTTGTACCTTTCCTTGGATGATCTTCTCAACATGCCATCCACCCAACAAGTGATTTCACAACACAAAGGTGACAAGTACGTGGAAGAGGTGTTGGATGGTTCCATGAGAATCTTGGATATATGTGGGATCACAAGGGACATAATGCAGCAAATTAGGGAAAATGTCCAAGCCCTTCACTCTTCCCTtcgaagaagaaaaggagactCGAGTGTCGAAACGAGTGTGGGTGAGTACAAGTTGTTCaccaagaagatgaagaagaatgcCAATAAGGTGATCACATCGTTAAAGCAGATGGATAGCAGATTTGGGGTGTCCCCACTTTTGGATCATGATCACCACCTTGCTGCTGTTATTAGAGTGCTTAGGGAAGTAATTATAATGAACTTGTTAATATTTCAGTTTATTTTGTCATTCTTGACAGTGTTTTCATCGAATTCTAAGGCAAACAAATGGCTGATTGTGGCAAAATTGATGCACAAGATCAAAGCATGGGAAGGAAATGAGAACGAGTTGCAGTGTGTTGAAGTAGCTTTGAGTACTCTTCTGATTGAGGGCACTAATGATGAGAAGATGCAGGTGGCGCAGGAAAAATTGGAGACTTTGAAGAATGCTATTGAAAGAATTGAGACTAGTTTGGAGAGTGTGTTTAGGCGCTTGATTAAGACTAGAGCTTCTCTTCTCAACATAATCTCCCAGTAG
- the LOC106767196 gene encoding uncharacterized protein LOC106767196, protein MEAFSALPNAHQPVRSISLPTRLHPSSQRVEELLNHLRPHHLPQSVSRTTCLEAETIQSDLVVLAELYNCMEELFHSPQTQQALLHYQNGKLVEEALGGSVTLLDACGSGRDLLLGLKEQVQSLQSAMRRRRGDSSIEKSICEYNSFRKKAKKEIAKQLGAMKRMESKVNCCCLMSQTQDQHLIFQAKVLKEASIITISIFRSLLLFLSMPGLRTKGSSVISKLMPTRLFSSEKEQKNTNVVDLSAVCTLLGRGKHSDAKVELQSTLRALQTLNVSIDGLEGELDCLFRRIVQNRVSFLNMLAH, encoded by the coding sequence ATGGAAGCTTTTTCTGCATTGCCAAATGCTCATCAACCAGTGAGGTCCATTAGTTTGCCCACCAGACTGCACCCTTCTTCTCAAAGAGTTGAAGAACTTTTGAACCATCTTAGGCCTCACCATCTTCCCCAGTCTGTCTCAAGAACCACATGTTTGGAAGCAGAGACAATTCAAAGCGATTTGGTTGTGCTTGCTGAGTTGTATAACTGCATGGAGGAACTCTTCCATTCTCCACAGACCCAACAAGCACTTTTGCACTACCAAAATGGGAAGCTAGTGGAAGAGGCATTGGGTGGTTCAGTCACACTCCTCGACGCATGTGGCAGTGGAAGGGATTTGTTGTTGGGTCTAAAAGAACAAGTGCAAAGTCTTCAGTCAGCCATGCGTAGAAGAAGAGGAGATTCAAGCATTGAGAAAAGCATCTGTGAATATAATAGCTTCAGGAAGAAGGCCAAGAAGGAAATTGCCAAGCAACTGGGGGCAATGAAGAGAATGGAAAGTAAAGTTAATTGTTGTTGTCTAATGAGTCAAACTCAAGATCAGCATTTGATATTCCAAGCCAAAGTTCTAAAAGAAGCAAGCATCATCACAATCTCTATATTCCGTTCTCTTTTGCTTTTCCTGTCAATGCCAGGACTCAGAACAAAAGGGTCTTCCGTGATCTCAAAGCTAATGCCAACTAGGTTGTTTTCTTCAGAGAAAGAACAGAAGAACACAAATGTTGTGGACCTTAGTGCTGTGTGCACCCTCCTTGGAAGAGGAAAACACAGTGATGCCAAGGTTGAACTTCAAAGTACTCTAAGAGCGTTACAGACATTGAATGTTAGCATTGATGGTCTAGAAGGTGAATTAGATTGCCTCTTCAGACGTATAGTTCAAAATAGAGTGTCATTTCTTAATATGCTTGCTCATTAG
- the LOC106767841 gene encoding uncharacterized protein LOC106767841: protein MANNKYHIRSISLPSRSHPSTIRVEEELSKLKTWEGTSTPSLESIQNGLSLLQELYIALDDLLNMSSTQQVISLHKDDKCVEEVLDGSMRILDMCGITRDTLLQIKENVQALHSALRRRKGDSSVETSAAEYKFFAKKMKKNVNKLITSLKHMDAKFGVSPLLDLDHHLASVTRVLREVIVINLSVFQSILSFLTVSSSKSKATKWLLVAKLMHKRVKPSEENSENDNELHSVEMALSTLLSEGSHDESIRVAHERLEALENAIESVENGLESVFRRLIKTRASLLNIISQ, encoded by the coding sequence atggcAAATAATAAGTACCATATTCGCTCAATTAGTTTACCTTCTAGATCTCATCCTAGCACCATTAGAGTAGAGGAGGAGCTGAGCAAGCTAAAGACTTGGGAAGGAACATCCACACCCTCTTTAGAGTCCATTCAGAACGGCCTATCCTTGCTTCAAGAACTTTACATTGCGTTGGATGATCTTCTCAACATGTCATCCACCCAACAAGTGATTTCTCTCCACAAAGATGACAAATGTGTGGAAGAAGTGTTGGATGGTTCTATGAGAATTTTAGATATGTGTGGCATCACAAGGGACACCTTGTTGCAGATTAAGGAAAATGTCCAAGCCCTTCACTCTGCCCTTCGAAGAAGGAAAGGAGATTCGAGTGTTGAAACAAGTGCGGCTGAGTACAAATTCTTcgcgaagaagatgaagaagaatgtGAACAAGTTGATCACATCATTGAAGCATATGGATGCTAAGTTTGGGGTGTCACCACTTTTGGATCTTGATCACCACCTCGCTTCTGTGACTAGAGTGCTTAGGGAAGTCATTGTGATCAACTTGTCAGTATTTCAATCTATTTTGTCATTCTTGACCGTGTCTTCATCGAAATCGAAGGCAACCAAATGGTTGCTGGTGGCAAAATTGATGCACAAGAGGGTGAAACCATCTGAGGAAAACTCAGAGAATGACAATGAGTTGCATTCTGTGGAAATGGCTTTGAGTACTCTTCTAAGTGAAGGCAGTCATGATGAGAGCATTCGGGTAGCGCATGAAAGATTGGAGGCTTTGGAGAATGCCATTGAAAGTGTTGAGAATGGCTTGGAGAGTGTTTTTAGGCGCTTGATTAAAACCAGAGCTTCCCTTCTCAATATAATCTCCCAGTAG
- the LOC106765768 gene encoding IST1-like protein — protein sequence MTVASEASARTKRLVKLTLSLLRLGFNSSKCKTAAKMAVARIKLLRNKREVVVRQMRRDIALLLQSGQDATARIRVEHVMREQNILAANEFIELFCELIVARLSIIAKQRECPADLKEGIASLIFAAPRCSEIPELVSLKNIFEKKYGKDFVSAAVDLRPSCGVNRQLIEKLSVRTPPGEVKLKVLKEIAKEHQIDWDTTESEKELLKPPEEQIDGPRTFVSASSLPVKPSTNVSVESNKPAATRLSGGRKMDAVHYEDSRSAAEAAAEAAKKAIAAAEVAAYMAKKEYNEAPQPYIYSGTFQANNPSTEDKMYRSQSLPRSDQMKSEEDSLPNQYGGNDHRRHSYHPTSAHSDIKFDESDCDEENEAEAPRPTLPPNRLPPPIPSSLAKQDSSIHRVHPKLPDYDELAARFDALKFRK from the exons ATGACGGTCGCAAGCGAAGCCTCCGCACGCACCAAGAGGCTCGTGAAACTCACGCTCTCCCTCCTCCGCCTAGGCTTCAACTCCTCCAAATG CAAAACGGCAGCGAAGATGGCGGTGGCCAGGATCAAGCTGCTTCGGAACAAGAGAGAGGTGGTCGTCAGGCAGATGCGACGAGACATTGCTCTTCTTCTTCAGTCTGGTCAAGATGCCACTGCTCGTATCAGG GTTGAGCATGTCATGAGAGAGCAAAATATTTTGGCTGCAAATGAGTTCATTGAACTCTTTTGCGAACTAATTGTGGCCAGACTCTCAATCATTGCAAAGCAAAG GGAATGTCCAGCAGATTTGAAAGAAGGAATCGCTAGCTTGATATTTGCAGCCCCTAGGTGCTCTGAAATTCCAGAACTTGTATCACTTAAGAATATCTTTGAGAAGAAATATGGGAAAGATTTTGTGTCTGCAGCTGTTGATCTTAGACCTAGCTGCGGTGTAAATCGCCAG TTGATCGAAAAACTCTCAGTACGAACACCTCCTGGTGAAGTAAAATTGAAAGTGTTGAAGGAAATAGCTAaggaacatcaaattgattggGATACTACAGAATCTGAGAAAGAACTTCTCAAGCCTCCAGAAGAGCAAATA GATGGGCCACGTACTTTTGTCAGTGCAAGCAGCCTACCAGTGAAGCCTTCCACAAATGTGTCAGTGGAATCAAATAAGCCAGCAGCAACAAG ATTATCAGGTGGTCGAAAAATGGATGCCGTGCATTATGAAGATTCTAGGTCTGCTGCTGAAGCAGCAGCTGAAGCAGCTAAGAAGGCAATTGCTGCTGCTGAAGTTGCTGCTTATATGGCTAAGAAGGAATATAATGAAGCTCCTCAACCATATATTTATTCTGGGACCTTCCAAGCAAACAATCCTTCAACTGAGGACAAAATGTATAGGTCACAGAGCTTACCAAGATCTGATCAAATGAAAAGTGAGGAGGATTCATTGCCTAACCAATATGGTGGAAATGATCATCGGAGGCACAGCTACCATCCAACTTCTGCTCATTCAGATATTAAATTTGATGAATCAGATTgtgatgaagaaaatgaagcagAAGCGCCGCGTCCTACTTTACCCCCTAATCGGCTTCCACCACCGATACCCTCATCTCTGGCTAAACAGGATAGCAGCATTCATCGTGTTCATCCCAAATTGCCGGATTATGATGAACTTGCTGCACGCTTTGATGCACTAAAATTCAGAAAGTAA